One Aneurinibacillus sp. REN35 DNA window includes the following coding sequences:
- the perR gene encoding peroxide-responsive transcriptional repressor PerR, producing the protein MSAEIMQTALNKLKEAGVRMTPQRHAILSYLLNTMSHPTVDEIYKSLEGTFPNMSVATVYNNLRVFKDIGLVRELTYGDASSRYDADMSDHHHAVCINCGKVKDFYYPQLDQVEEEATAQTGFAVATHRLEVYGLCEGCRLSQ; encoded by the coding sequence ATGTCCGCAGAAATAATGCAAACAGCGCTGAATAAATTAAAGGAAGCTGGAGTGCGGATGACTCCTCAACGTCATGCGATTTTGAGCTATTTACTAAATACGATGTCTCATCCAACTGTTGATGAGATCTATAAATCGCTAGAGGGGACATTCCCTAATATGAGTGTGGCTACGGTCTATAATAATTTGCGTGTTTTTAAAGATATTGGACTAGTAAGAGAATTAACATATGGTGATGCTTCAAGCCGCTATGATGCTGATATGAGTGATCATCATCATGCTGTATGTATAAACTGTGGTAAAGTCAAAGATTTTTACTATCCGCAATTAGATCAAGTAGAAGAGGAAGCGACAGCACAAACGGGATTTGCGGTTGCTACACATCGACTTGAAGTATACGGATTATGCGAAGGCTGCCGTCTTTCACAATAA